One window from the genome of Elaeis guineensis isolate ETL-2024a chromosome 5, EG11, whole genome shotgun sequence encodes:
- the LOC140858200 gene encoding uncharacterized protein isoform X1, whose amino-acid sequence MISSVKAVERLPLGSYSFKRLSLRCPRVESFSSPYQKRKFAGSLRSRISQNLKGLDMGSQAKGGVVLPATGDHVEEAINAITAEQVIAVPTDTLYGFACDACSAQAVNRIYEIKGRKQTSPLAICVADVSDISRFAIVDHLPQGLLDSLLPGPVTVVLRRGESSMLEKSLNPGLDSIGVRVPDCDFIRAVARGSKSALALTSANLSGQPSSVSTKDFEDLWQHCACVYDGGMLPSGRAGSTVVDLIKPGIYKILRPGSAEEETKAVLEEFFFQEVA is encoded by the exons ATGATTTCTTCTGTGAAGGCCGTAGAAAGATTGCCTCTTGGCTCATACTCGTTCAAACGCCTTTCTCTGAG GTGTCCTCGGGTTGAGAGCTTTTCTTCTCCGTATCAGAAGAGGAAGTTTGCAGGGTCTCTCAGGAGCCGAATTTCTCAAAATCTGAAGGGACTAGACATGGGTTCCCAGGCCAAAGGGGGAGTTGTCCTCCCGGCAACAGGTGACCATGTCGAAGAGGCAATCAATGCAATCACAGCGGAGCAAGTTATTGCGGTGCCGACAGACACCCTTTATGGATTTGCTTGCGATGCATG CTCTGCGCAAGCAGTTAACAGAATCTATGAAATTAAAGGACGTAAACAGACGAGTCCCCTGGCAATTTGTGTTGCTGATGTATCAGATATATCAAGGTTTGCCATTGTGGATCACTTACCACAAGGGTTGCTTGATAGTCTGCTTCCTGGACCAGTCACTGTTGTTCTGAGGCGAG GTGAATCTAGCATGCTGGAGAAGTCCCTGAACCCAGGTTTAGATAGCATAGGAGTTCGTGTACCAGACTGTGACTTTATTCGTGCTGTTGCTCGTGGTTCCAAAAGTGCACTGGCACTTACAAGTGCCAACCTTAGTGGCCAACCTAGTAGTGTGAGCACCAAAGATTTTGAGGACCTTTGGCAACATTGCGCATGTGTTTATGATGGTGGCATGCTTCCTTCTGGGCGTGCTGGTTCAACAGTAGTGGATCTTATCAAGCCAGGAATATACAAAATTCTGAGGCCTGGAAG TgctgaagaagaaacaaaagcagtCCTTGAGgaattcttctttcaagaagTTGCTTGA
- the LOC140858200 gene encoding uncharacterized protein isoform X2, with translation MISSVKAIERLPLGSYSFKRLSLRCPRVESFSSPYQKRKFAGSLRSRISQNLKGLDMGSQAKGGVVLPATGDHVEEAINAITAEQVIAVPTDTLYGFACDACSAQAVNRIYEIKGRKQTSPLAICVADVSDISRFAIVDHLPQGLLDSLLPGPVTVVLRRGESSMLEKSLNPGLDSIGVRVPDCDFIRAVARGSKSALALTSANLSGQPSSVSTKDFEDLWQHCACVYDGGMLPSGRAGSTVVDLIKPGIYKILRPGSAEEETKAVLEEFFFQEVA, from the exons ATGATTTCTTCTGTGAAGGCCATAGAAAGATTGCCTCTTGGCTCATACTCGTTCAAACGCCTTTCTCTGAG GTGTCCTCGGGTTGAGAGCTTTTCTTCTCCGTATCAGAAGAGGAAGTTTGCAGGGTCTCTCAGGAGCCGAATTTCTCAAAATCTGAAGGGACTAGACATGGGTTCCCAGGCCAAAGGGGGAGTTGTCCTCCCGGCAACAGGTGACCATGTCGAAGAGGCAATCAATGCAATCACAGCGGAGCAAGTTATTGCGGTGCCGACAGACACCCTTTATGGATTTGCTTGCGATGCATG CTCTGCGCAAGCAGTTAACAGAATCTATGAAATTAAAGGACGTAAACAGACGAGTCCCCTGGCAATTTGTGTTGCTGATGTATCAGATATATCAAGGTTTGCCATTGTGGATCACTTACCACAAGGGTTGCTTGATAGTCTGCTTCCTGGACCAGTCACTGTTGTTCTGAGGCGAG GTGAATCTAGCATGCTGGAGAAGTCCCTGAACCCAGGTTTAGATAGCATAGGAGTTCGTGTACCAGACTGTGACTTTATTCGTGCTGTTGCTCGTGGTTCCAAAAGTGCACTGGCACTTACAAGTGCCAACCTTAGTGGCCAACCTAGTAGTGTGAGCACCAAAGATTTTGAGGACCTTTGGCAACATTGCGCATGTGTTTATGATGGTGGCATGCTTCCTTCTGGGCGTGCTGGTTCAACAGTAGTGGATCTTATCAAGCCAGGAATATACAAAATTCTGAGGCCTGGAAG TgctgaagaagaaacaaaagcagtCCTTGAGgaattcttctttcaagaagTTGCTTGA